Part of the Desulfobaccales bacterium genome, ACGCCCGCCGCCCCGCACTTCACCCCGGGTCTTGGTGCAAGCGGTGCCAGATCTACGGCAAGCCCGCTGCCAGGTCACTACTTCGTGGAGCACGTGCCCCTTGACCTCCACCCCAAAGATCTCGTCTTTAAGGTCCAGTTCCCCGACTTTTTCTTTTTGAATATTATAGATATCTACCGTCGGCATACTATCACCCGGCCTTCTGGATGAGCACCAGGCCGTGGCTCGGGCCGGGTACGGCCCCTCTCACCACCAGCAGGTTCTCTTCAGGGCGCACATCCACCACTTCCAAATTTTTCATAGTCACCCGGGCATTCCCCATCCGGCCGGCCATCTTCTTGCCTTTGACCACCCGTGAGGGGTAGGCGCTACAGCCGATGGAACCCGGTGACCGGTGGGACATGGAACCGTGGCCCATGGGACCCCGGTGAAAATTCCACCGCTTGATGGTCCCGGCAAAGCCTTTACCCTTGCTGGTGCCGATCACGTCCACCAGGTCGCCGATCTCAAAGAGCTCCACGGTGATCTCCTGGCCTTCTTCAAAGCCTCCGGCCTCGTCCACCCGGAATTCCCGCAGTTCTTTGAACCCGCTCTTGGCGCCGTGTTTTTCAAAATGACCTTTTCCCGGCTTGTTGCACTTAGTCAAAGCCTGCCGGTCAAAGCCCATCTGCAGGGCCTCGTAGCCATCTTTGGCCGCGGTCTTCTTCTGCACCACAAAACAAGGGCCGGCTTCGATAACCGTGACCGGCACTGCCAGACCGTCATTATCGAAGATCCGGGTCATGCCCAATTTTTTGCCAATTAAGCCCCCAGGCATTTTAAACTCCTCAGGTTTCAGGTTTCAGGTTCCAGGTTTCAGC contains:
- the rplC gene encoding 50S ribosomal protein L3; amino-acid sequence: MPGGLIGKKLGMTRIFDNDGLAVPVTVIEAGPCFVVQKKTAAKDGYEALQMGFDRQALTKCNKPGKGHFEKHGAKSGFKELREFRVDEAGGFEEGQEITVELFEIGDLVDVIGTSKGKGFAGTIKRWNFHRGPMGHGSMSHRSPGSIGCSAYPSRVVKGKKMAGRMGNARVTMKNLEVVDVRPEENLLVVRGAVPGPSHGLVLIQKAG